The region CATTCTTTTTCAATTAGGATGATGTGACAGTGTTACATCAACCCAGTTGAATAAGATGGGATAATTgtgtagtatatagcattactctaaaatttattaacaaaaatatttaaaatatcattatGAAGTTCCTTGTATGATCATCATCAGAggaaaataaacttttttagTCTTTCCATACAATAGAATTTGATTACATATTCTTTAGAAATGCTTTTGGAACTCTTAAATGAAACTCATGATCCTTTAAAATTCTCTGGCCGAATTGCACGCAATTCAAGCAGCCTTAACAAATAGGTCAGGTGCAGGGCATACTTACCTTAATCAGTTCCGAGTTTCTAGATGCAGGTGAGCTCCGCAGTCTGCCCCCTTTTTGTAGATTAACCAAACTGCGCGTAATTCAAGCAACATATTTTAAGGGATCCAtctcttaaataaattaaatgtttaCATTTTTGGTTCCATTAATTAATCATCGACAtgaatatatatgcatgtaactTGCATGTTGTAGGTTTAGAGCCATTACCAGCTCATATTACCGTGGAGCATTAGGAGGGTTGCTAGTCTATGACATAACGAGGCGAGCAACGTACGAGAATGTGAAGAAATGGTTGCGGGAGCTCCGACAGTTCGGTAGTTCAGACATGGTGGTTGTTCTTGTGGGTAACAAATCTGATTTGGGTCACTCCAGAGAAGTGGGcgaggaagaaggaaaagaactTGCCGAGGGAGAAGGTTTATGCTTCATGGAAACATCTGCATTACAGAATCTGAATGTGGAGGAAGCATTTCTGCATATGATTACTAAAATCCACGAAATCACAAGCCAAAAAAGTTTAGAAGCTAAAACAAATGGAACCTCCATAAGTCTTGGCAGTGGAGAAAAAATAGTCTGTATTGATCATGAAGTAACGGCTACTAAACAATCAAGTTGTTGCTCAAGGTAGAGCTAGAGCTAATTACAAGATTTGGagatgttcttttcttttctttttttcatctctCATGTGTTCTTACATACatgccttttctttcttttgtttttgttgtttttttgtttttcgatATAGAATGTAGATGGTGAGagaaatcttttaaaaaaaagttaaaaaattgttattacattttttttttttatttgtgggGGAAGATTGTCAATACATGAAATTGATTGAGTTTGACCCTTTTGAACTAATGGATGATCAGTAAGTCccaaccttttattttattttattttaattttgatagaattatCCCTACAAAGAAATCTAACATTtcttaagagaaaaaatatatatatatatataaattgtacaTTTCTTAATAagttaaaattcaaaattcttcTATTCGCAAATTGAtcagataatttttttacagtattttgttataaaatattttttggtccTTCATAAGTAAATTGCACACTTGAACAATGGTTGTCTCTTCGTATTTATAGAAGATTTACAAAGCAACAAATCAATACAAAAACATAAATACTATAGACTAATCATTATATAGCACACAAACTTTTCATCTCACTCTTTCACATTACAAAGTAAATGCTAACCCACAACCCTTTCACTTTACTCTCTCACGTTATAGAGTAATCGctatagaattaaaaaaataagaaactaTTGGACTTCATCTTCAGATGTCTCAATACGCCCCTCCAATCTCAACATTGGAGACCATACGTTAAGATTGGATTTCAATTGTTGAAATCGATAAGAAACCAATGGTTTG is a window of Alnus glutinosa chromosome 4, dhAlnGlut1.1, whole genome shotgun sequence DNA encoding:
- the LOC133867084 gene encoding ras-related protein RABA6b translates to MTYHHASILSPFLVFFPLQIFPPFFFLSFFNLSWDRLIRPDMADSFDEECDYLFKAVLIGDSGVGKSNLLSRFAKGEFRLDSKPTIGVEFAYRNIKVADKLIKAQIWDTAGQERFRAITSSYYRGALGGLLVYDITRRATYENVKKWLRELRQFGSSDMVVVLVGNKSDLGHSREVGEEEGKELAEGEGLCFMETSALQNLNVEEAFLHMITKIHEITSQKSLEAKTNGTSISLGSGEKIVCIDHEVTATKQSSCCSR